Proteins encoded together in one Mycolicibacter minnesotensis window:
- the aroB gene encoding 3-dehydroquinate synthase, with product MPEPITVTVATDPPYPVVIGTGLLGDLAGLLAGRNKVAILHQPTLESTAEGIRTYLADKGIEAHRIEIPDAEDGKSLQVLGFIWDVLGKIGLDRRDALVSLGGGAATDVAGFAAASWLRGISIVHVPTTLLAMVDAAVGGKTGINTEAGKNLVGAFHQPAGVVVDLATLETLPQREIVAGMPEIVKAGFIADPVILDLIEADPVAAMDPAGEVLGELIRRAIIVKAEVVAADEKESDLREILNYGHTLAHAIEALEHYQWRHGDAVSVGLVFAAELARITGRLDDATADRHRSILLSLGLPVSYYEDALPALLEYMMGDKKNRAGVLRFVVLDGLAKPGRLEGPDPMLLAAAYDEVGRRFRLERR from the coding sequence ATTCCCGAGCCGATCACCGTGACGGTGGCCACCGACCCGCCCTACCCGGTGGTGATCGGCACAGGCCTGCTCGGTGATCTCGCCGGTCTGCTCGCGGGGCGTAACAAAGTCGCGATCCTGCACCAGCCGACACTGGAGTCGACCGCTGAGGGGATCCGAACGTACTTGGCGGACAAGGGGATCGAGGCGCACCGTATCGAGATCCCGGACGCCGAGGACGGCAAGTCGCTCCAGGTCCTCGGGTTCATCTGGGACGTGCTGGGCAAAATTGGCCTGGACCGGCGTGACGCGTTGGTCAGTCTCGGTGGCGGTGCAGCCACCGACGTCGCAGGCTTCGCCGCGGCGAGCTGGCTACGTGGCATCTCGATCGTGCACGTGCCCACCACGTTGCTGGCGATGGTGGACGCCGCGGTCGGCGGCAAGACCGGCATCAACACCGAAGCAGGCAAGAACCTGGTCGGCGCGTTCCATCAGCCGGCCGGCGTCGTGGTCGACCTGGCCACGCTGGAGACTCTGCCGCAGCGCGAGATCGTTGCAGGCATGCCGGAGATCGTCAAAGCCGGTTTCATCGCCGATCCAGTGATCCTGGACCTGATCGAGGCAGATCCGGTTGCGGCGATGGATCCGGCGGGGGAGGTACTCGGCGAGCTGATCAGGCGAGCCATCATCGTCAAGGCCGAAGTGGTCGCCGCCGACGAGAAAGAGTCGGACCTGCGCGAGATCCTCAACTACGGGCACACTCTCGCCCATGCGATCGAGGCGCTGGAGCATTACCAGTGGCGGCACGGCGACGCGGTATCGGTCGGGTTGGTGTTCGCAGCGGAGCTGGCCCGCATCACCGGACGTCTCGATGACGCGACCGCTGATCGGCATCGTTCGATCCTGCTGTCGCTGGGTCTCCCGGTGAGCTATTACGAGGACGCGCTGCCCGCCCTGCTGGAATACATGATGGGGGACAAGAAGAATCGGGCTGGCGTGCTGCGGTTCGTGGTGCTCGACGGACTGGCCAAACCTGGGCGCTTGGAAGGTCCCGACCCGATGCTGCTGGCGGCCGCTTACGACGAGGTCGGGCGGCGATTCCGATTGGAGCGGCGATGA